The Cardiocondyla obscurior isolate alpha-2009 linkage group LG22, Cobs3.1, whole genome shotgun sequence DNA window aatattttgtaagtattacatgaatttatttattgcataaaaaatattttatgttttgataaaagaaatactATATTTAGAATATTCCTTATATATTGTGCTAAtcattatttgcatttttagaTTCATCCTGAAAATCCAGAATGGACTTGCTTTGAACAAACAGCAAGTTTagatattaagaatttttttggATTTGAAAACTCAATGGAAAAATTAGCTATGAAACAATATGCACAGAATATTgctaaagtaataataatcttattaataattaataattaataattaaaacaatataattataatataaaataataattgtgttTAATTGTAGGGTAAAGAAATTATCGAGTATTTCGTAAACCAGTTGAAAGAAGAAGGCATTACTTACGTCGCTCCGTGGCAGGACCCGCAGGAAAAATcggaagaagaaaagtaaGCATAACatattagattaaattaaattaaattaaattaaatataatacattagAGTCCCGTTATACATCTTAATTGCATAAATTTCACATTGCTTGTAAAGGAACATCACGATGGACGAGCACTTCAAACATCAAGagcacatacacacacatgcGTATACAAGTGATTGcttctataaaatattaaaaatttttattgtaacatcttaaaattttaatttccagcaGTAAACATTTAACACATTTTACCTAAATTCATACTAACAATTTATATTGAGCAATGTTTTCGGTCTGCAATGgttgctttttttatataggAAAAATGTGGACGAAAATAGTGAGTTATATAGTGACAAAGAATTATGTAATACCGACAACAAGCTACCCAGTAATAGAggtattttatcttttttaatatttgtatattattttgataaatatggCGAAgcattatttaacaaattttttattttattttagaaatgcaATTGTCATCGGATTACATAGAAAGATACTTAGGAAAACTAGACATGATACAGGAAAGCAAATTAGTACAACTTAGACACAGCATTGAAGAACTGAGGGGTAGTTCTGCACCAGGTTATGCCACGCTTCTGCGGTTCCTCAGGGCTACAGAATTCTCGGTTGAAAAGGCTAGAGAAATGTTAACACAATCTTTACATTGGAGGAAGAAGCATCAAATCGATAAACTTCTTGACGAGTACGAAATACCGCAAGTGGTTAAAGATTACTTTCCTGGCGGATGGCACCATTTTGATAAAGGTTACtatataaatcaattaaaaataaacttactATAAATGTTACTGTTCTCATGctatgaaaaataatgaatcgGTATATGTAGTATAATGTATCACAAAAtgatataagaaatatttgacCTAATATTATATTCCATTTATATCTTGTCTATTATAGACGGGCGACCTTTATATATATTGAGGTTGGGTCAAATGGACGTTAAAGGTTTACTTAAATCGATCGGAGAAGACGAATTATTGTTATTAGTAAGTTAGGCTtagcttaaaatattttaaagttaaaaagtttACAAAATAACTTAAACTTTTACATTCTACAGGCGTTACATATCTGTGAAGAAGGTCTGCATTTAATGGAAGAAGCTACTACTGTTTGGGACCATCCGGTTTCTCAATGGACATTATTAATAGATTTAGAAGGTTTAAATATGCGGCATTTATGGAGACCTGgaataaaagtataatcattttttaattaaatacattacatTATATTCTATAATAACTTGTATTTGTTTCATTTACTGTAGGCATTGCTACGAATAATAGAGATAGTTGAAGCAAACTATCCAGAAACAATGGGAAGAGTTCTAATTATGCGTGCTCCTAGATGTTTTCCTATTTTGTGGACGCTCATCAGTACTTTTATCAGTAAgaatgttattatttaatttaattatattaaattattttttttaaatcgcgttATATAATCAAAATTGCAGATGAAAATACGaggaagaaatttattttttattgtggTACGGACTACCAAGAACAAGGAGGTCTTAGTGAATATATTAATCAAGAATTTATTCCTGATTTTCTCGGTGGTTCTTCAGAGGTAagacgtaataatattaataatattaataaaacaattaaatattggaAATATCACACTTACtaatacgaatattttatatacaagtGCATATCTATGATGTgtttacattattatacagaattaatttattatatatatataaaaatacatttaacaggtattttatataatttttacattgcaatttattaataatttattttattaatttttcttagaatggaatatatattatatacatataaattccaaagtaaatgataatttcttaaacgttttatacaatttatgaaatttttttttctttttttggaaaaaaaacgatgcgtcattttttttattttatacattggagtaacatattttttatatacgtgtGAATATTAGGATGTGAATATATGCGAAGTCTATAATATGGTACCTCGAAGATTTTACATTTTCGACGCAACTGCAAACACCGTAAGAGAACGATtcaaaatttatgttaaacatGTAGAAATTTTTTCTGCAGCTAACTGGCTTTAGTGAAAAAAATGTGACGTTTTCATagttcttaaaaataattatgtcatTTTTTAGATTCATAGGCATTGTCTATTTGTCGTGTTCGTACGTCCTTATCTCTGTGATATATCATCCAtctgagaaaaattattttatacaaatcatccgttataattttttatttataaaatattggaattttatcgataaagTTTACATTCAAACATTATTTGTATGTATTGTCAAATATGAATATAgttttgatataattaaaatcatgtATCTATGTAATGCACGTAAATTTAAGcactaatttaaaaatatagattaacACCGTGCGCACAAGGTGTGAAGTAATTTTATGTGCCCTCGCTAGTTAAATTTCAGAGTACACTTTACACAAATTCAAagcattataaattatatattaaattaactattTAGGCtctgaattatttaaagcttAAAGTCCATTAAATgtctgaaatttaattacctgttaattttcgtaataccATAATtcaaatatcattaaaatgaGATAATAAATCCAAATAAGTATCTAacattttgttttgtttttattaaatatcagaCATACGTAATGGAAGGTGGAGTAGTACCGAAAAACTTATACAGAATGGATTTGGAGGGTACTTCTGGTGAACACGAACACAGTCTCTATCACTCTATCAGTTTAAGCCGTGGTCAAACTCATCATGTGTTCATAGAATCGAATGATCCGGGTGCTGTTTTAACGTGGGACTTCGATGTAATGCGACATAATGTCAAATTTACAGTACTTCACAAACCTCGCAACGGTGAAAACGATGCTATTTCAGGTACATTTTAccgttgaaataaatttattataaacgcgtaacaattttttataatttaaattaataatatgattattttatagaacTTCCAGAACTGGCGGTAGGCGGCGATCATGAAATTGTTGCTGCAAAGGAGttgaaagataattataaagtCGAACATAGCGTAATATGTCATGATGGTGAAAGCATTCAAGtatgtacatttaattaattatttgataaaattctaaaaatataaatctttgctttttttagaaattaattttctatttattaattaattttctattttatatttattaattttttatattataggGAACTCATATCATGCAAGATACAGGTACTTATGCGTTACAATGGCAAAATCAAGAAGATCAAGCTGAATTTCTTCCATCTATTAGTTCTCATAAAGCTCAACTTATGTACTTTTACGAAACTTTGCCGTCTGAACATTATAGGTATTTATGTAATACATTTTACAcgtagtatatattttttacttttacatagAATAatcttaaaacttttttttttaatggcttCTTTTAGAGGTTCAATGATGAGTTTGCAGTCAGCTATAAGTGGAAGGTCAGAGGCTAGTTCATCTCTATCCAGATGAAAGGCAATGAATATGGATATTGAATTGCAGGAgacatgaaattttatttataatattttagcaATATGTGTTATCGAAACACGAATCTCATTCCTATTTAATGAGATTAAGATATGATTTATCTTTtacttgatattttaatttaattgatggGAAAACTTGTGTCGGCAATCCGAATACTGCTTCGAATCTCAAGCCTAAAATACTCGACAACTACATAATCAACGTTATCACGTTATATATAACTGTTAAACAATAATACCTTATAACcttatataataatgttatctaatatttaaactttatttttcatatgAAGATAAATCATTTAATACTCGAAGTAAAGTCATGTACATTTTATAGATCATGTGGTAATATAGGCAGTAGATTTCACTGCAAGGAGATATCACAGTATCCAACTCCAAAGTAGACAGTAATTCCAATTGTGCAAATAAATtgtgatttaatattaatttatatatttatatttacacaAATGACACGGGTAACGGAAAACGTTCTTCCCTCtcttgtattttaaaattttgtcttAAAAAAGGACGttgaacaaattaattttaatagcgtaacgatatataataattttatatatcataaTGAAAttcaattctattttattgttGAAAGATAAAACACATTGTGCTATatgtaaaacattttgaaCATCCTTCCATTAAATACTGTACAAGAACGTTAATAGTTATAGAATTGTCTCGTTCTTGAACTAGAGATCTGATAAAAAATTGAGTGAAgaacttaataatttattattgattttaattaaaattatactaaaTATTGTGATATCTATGGTTTCAAATCAaggtacataaaaattaacaaaaatataaaacacatttaataatttattatgtgccaaaatataaaaactaaatatttttactataaatggaataaattttaccattgaaataattttaaaaaagaaataattttgagatataaaaatataactacaagtatataattatggagcataatttatcatttatttaatgattATGTGTATTAAATGTACGAAATTTTAGCAGTAGAATAATACTTTAAGTTTAGATCTATTACTGATTATTTTCTGGTAatctacaaaaatttattaatcttagatatttttttttttaatagtaacaACTAACACAATACATAGACTAATAAAGatgaattaattctaaaatgcAGGATATGcgaaacatataattattataaatagtataaatatatgatacgattaattaatagtcAATTGCGATGTGTAATATATAACAGATTTAAGGATGCTCATACTTTTGATGGCAGATATTGTATAGAAATGTAAGAATATGGGGAAAGCTGTCGTATAAGAAATTATCTATAATTATCAAGACATAATTTATGAGAACGCAAACTCtatttacttatattaataagtaaaaacaGCTTTTggtttcttaataaattttgtcttGACGATTTTCAATTGTAAATAACGTATagttcaagtaaaaaaaaaattacatatttttcaaagcAGATTTTTAGAATAACAGAACAAAACAAACGTGTTTCTACTAGGATAATAtagcgaaataaattgtatgGCCGGCCAATACTTGttaaatagttaattaaaaatgtcatttattattcataagaTACTATTAGCTACTTTAAAATGTATGACTAGTACGCGCATAATATGTAGCAAACGATTACGTGAAGAATTACGCGTGCGAGtagtaaaacaatttatcaTTTGAATAATAAGGGAAGTTTACTATTTCGTAATGTGTAACTTACGTCTCTTTTGCGACTAGAAATTACGTAGCAAATTTGCGAAATTATGATATTgtccgaaaataaaaaaaattatatgtagatCACTGATTTATAGTATCACGTAATAGCAATGTAGTTGGTAGTATGATTTCTATTGTCATCACATACAACGTTGAAGGCAATAAAGTTCAAACAGCTTTATTCAATGATTTATTgtactagaacaaaccatgccgctatttttcgaaatctcccaattcgtgcgcgtcattataattgagtaatctATAGTCGACGACGAGT harbors:
- the Retm gene encoding protein real-time isoform X2 — translated: MVQQYQSPVRVYKHPFALVMMAYERRFPTCPQIPVFVGCEVMLDEESEDGVVRTTERRCKLNVEAPYILKKIIGVDFVYFIQRNVLNRRNNVLEIEAYNESFATRVTVIEKCKYFIHPENPEWTCFEQTASLDIKNFFGFENSMEKLAMKQYAQNIAKGKEIIEYFVNQLKEEGITYVAPWQDPQEKSEEEKKNVDENSELYSDKELCNTDNKLPSNREMQLSSDYIERYLGKLDMIQESKLVQLRHSIEELRGSSAPGYATLLRFLRATEFSVEKAREMLTQSLHWRKKHQIDKLLDEYEIPQVVKDYFPGGWHHFDKDGRPLYILRLGQMDVKGLLKSIGEDELLLLALHICEEGLHLMEEATTVWDHPVSQWTLLIDLEGLNMRHLWRPGIKALLRIIEIVEANYPETMGRVLIMRAPRCFPILWTLISTFINENTRKKFIFYCGTDYQEQGGLSEYINQEFIPDFLGGSSETYVMEGGVVPKNLYRMDLEGTSGEHEHSLYHSISLSRGQTHHVFIESNDPGAVLTWDFDVMRHNVKFTVLHKPRNGENDAISELPELAVGGDHEIVAAKELKDNYKVEHSVICHDGESIQGTHIMQDTGTYALQWQNQEDQAEFLPSISSHKAQLMYFYETLPSEHYRGSMMSLQSAISGRSEASSSLSR
- the Retm gene encoding protein real-time isoform X1, with amino-acid sequence MVQQYQSPVRVYKHPFALVMMAYERRFPTCPQIPVFVGCEVMLDEESEDGVVRTTERRCKLNVEAPYILKKIIGVDFVYFIQRNVLNRRNNVLEIEAYNESFATRVTVIEKCKYFIHPENPEWTCFEQTASLDIKNFFGFENSMEKLAMKQYAQNIAKGKEIIEYFVNQLKEEGITYVAPWQDPQEKSEEEKKNVDENSELYSDKELCNTDNKLPSNREMQLSSDYIERYLGKLDMIQESKLVQLRHSIEELRGSSAPGYATLLRFLRATEFSVEKAREMLTQSLHWRKKHQIDKLLDEYEIPQVVKDYFPGGWHHFDKDGRPLYILRLGQMDVKGLLKSIGEDELLLLALHICEEGLHLMEEATTVWDHPVSQWTLLIDLEGLNMRHLWRPGIKALLRIIEIVEANYPETMGRVLIMRAPRCFPILWTLISTFINENTRKKFIFYCGTDYQEQGGLSEYINQEFIPDFLGGSSEDVNICEVYNMVPRRFYIFDATANTTYVMEGGVVPKNLYRMDLEGTSGEHEHSLYHSISLSRGQTHHVFIESNDPGAVLTWDFDVMRHNVKFTVLHKPRNGENDAISELPELAVGGDHEIVAAKELKDNYKVEHSVICHDGESIQGTHIMQDTGTYALQWQNQEDQAEFLPSISSHKAQLMYFYETLPSEHYRGSMMSLQSAISGRSEASSSLSR